From the Marinomonas sp. THO17 genome, one window contains:
- a CDS encoding flagellar motor protein has product MDLVTLAGLLIAFSSVFLANWLGGGEVVLLLNFPSAIIVIFGSLGATLIQSSIQEAIRALVLLKWSLFPPVFDFTSARTTINNLAHKARRLSLLSLDSDVGAINNPFSTRALQMAIDGTDPNVLSDRLHDDAIRIHERRIKSVSFIESIGGYAPTLGIMGSVLGLIQAMANLNSPEALGQGIAVAFVSTLYGQGFANLVVFPIARKLSNYIDKELLYHQLLIDGICGIAIGKHPYRLELELATYE; this is encoded by the coding sequence GTGGACTTAGTCACCTTAGCAGGTTTGTTAATTGCATTTAGCTCAGTTTTCCTTGCTAATTGGTTGGGCGGTGGGGAAGTGGTTCTACTGCTCAATTTCCCATCCGCGATTATCGTTATTTTCGGTAGTCTCGGTGCAACACTCATTCAGAGCAGCATTCAAGAAGCAATTCGCGCTTTAGTTTTACTTAAATGGAGTTTATTTCCACCCGTTTTCGATTTTACCTCAGCGCGAACTACCATAAATAATCTCGCCCATAAGGCACGACGTTTATCCTTACTATCTTTAGATTCGGATGTCGGTGCTATCAACAATCCTTTTTCTACACGCGCCTTGCAGATGGCGATAGATGGCACTGACCCAAATGTGTTGTCTGATCGTTTGCACGATGATGCAATTCGCATTCACGAAAGACGAATAAAAAGTGTGTCTTTTATTGAGTCCATTGGTGGCTATGCTCCAACTTTGGGGATCATGGGATCTGTTCTAGGGCTGATACAGGCAATGGCTAATTTGAACAGTCCTGAAGCGCTGGGGCAAGGGATCGCAGTGGCTTTTGTATCAACTTTATATGGACAAGGTTTTGCGAATTTGGTGGTGTTTCCTATTGCGAGAAAGTTGTCCAATTATATTGATAAAGAATTGCTATACCATCAACTTCTTATTGATGGCATTTGTGGTATTGCGATCGGTAAGCATCCATATCGCTTAGAACTTGAGTTGGCGACTTATGAGTGA
- a CDS encoding chemotaxis response regulator protein-glutamate methylesterase has product MPVKVLVVDDSGFFRRRLVEIFEADPRLSVVGTANNGKEAIDKVQSLSPDVVTMDYEMPVMDGIAAVSNIMKTKPTPVLMFSSLTHEGAKVTLDALEAGAVDFMPKNFEDISRDSVVVKKALVDRVLAVARTRLSGGGGSTEPLAPRKEHKAIVTDRGVIIPRSRKRVSLVAIGTSTGGPMALQAVLSKIPEDFSAPLVLIQHMPAAFTGAFAERLNNICQIKVKEAKDGDRLEAGVALLAPGGKQMMIDSRNGGCVRILDGDERLNYKPSVDVTFGSASKCYPGKVLSVVMTGMGVDGREGARMLKSSGSKVWIQSEDTCVIYGMPMAVEKANLADEIIDLNHIGERIVREVG; this is encoded by the coding sequence ATGCCGGTAAAAGTGCTGGTTGTTGATGACTCAGGCTTTTTCAGACGCCGATTGGTGGAAATATTTGAAGCGGACCCTCGGCTATCTGTAGTAGGCACCGCTAATAATGGTAAAGAAGCGATTGATAAGGTTCAGTCGCTGTCACCTGATGTGGTGACAATGGATTATGAAATGCCCGTAATGGACGGTATTGCGGCTGTTTCTAACATAATGAAAACTAAGCCGACTCCGGTGTTGATGTTTTCATCTTTGACCCACGAAGGCGCGAAAGTAACCTTAGATGCGCTTGAAGCTGGTGCAGTTGATTTCATGCCAAAGAACTTTGAGGACATATCTCGAGATTCTGTGGTGGTGAAGAAAGCTTTGGTCGATCGTGTTTTGGCTGTGGCTCGTACCCGTTTATCGGGTGGTGGCGGAAGTACTGAGCCGCTTGCACCGCGTAAAGAACACAAAGCCATTGTTACTGATCGTGGGGTAATTATCCCTCGTTCGCGAAAACGCGTTAGCCTTGTGGCTATTGGTACTTCGACGGGGGGGCCTATGGCGCTCCAAGCAGTATTAAGTAAAATCCCTGAAGACTTTTCGGCACCTCTTGTGTTGATACAGCATATGCCTGCCGCTTTTACCGGGGCTTTTGCAGAACGTTTAAACAACATATGTCAGATTAAAGTGAAAGAAGCAAAGGATGGCGATCGTCTTGAAGCTGGAGTGGCTTTACTTGCTCCAGGTGGGAAACAAATGATGATAGATTCACGTAATGGCGGTTGTGTACGTATTTTGGATGGTGATGAACGTCTTAATTACAAACCATCGGTCGATGTGACTTTTGGTTCGGCATCAAAATGTTACCCAGGAAAAGTACTGTCAGTAGTTATGACGGGTATGGGTGTAGATGGCCGAGAAGGTGCCAGGATGCTAAAAAGCTCAGGTTCTAAAGTGTGGATTCAAAGTGAAGATACCTGTGTTATTTACGGCATGCCAATGGCGGTTGAAAAGGCTAATTTGGCCGATGAAATTATCGACTTGAATCACATTGGTGAACGTATTGTACGCGAGGTCGGTTAG
- a CDS encoding chemotaxis protein CheA, which yields MSFEVDEEILQDFLVEAGEILEQLSEQLVDLEQNPEDKALLNAIFRGFHTVKGGAGFLQLTALVDCCHYAENVFDILRNGQRQIDSDLMDTVLQALDAVNEMFEVVRSGGEPEPADPELIATLSAYATPPSEEEMAAEAEPEPEPEPEEPVSEPEPEETPAQDEKSESVDISDDEFESLLDALGDDAPAAASADTTSNTAEAGDDDITEDEFDALLDQLHGSGAPGVNDADESSSKSVDTDANASTAAESDDITEDEFEELLDSLHGEGAPGSSAEKDDSVKEAAKEKKEDNKQETSKADAVTDNAESDLITEDEFESLLDTLQAEKKAQQTAEPAKSETKKAAPKQEQTAKPKAAPAPKPATKPAPAAAKADAPKEKAANAPVTQEATVRVDTKRLDDIMNMVGELVLVRNRLVRLGLQSDDESMGKAVANLDVVTGDLQNAVMKTRMQPIKKVFGRFPRVVRDLARNMKKEVNLVLKGEDTDLDKNLVEALADPLVHLVRNSVDHGVESPEKREANGKPRMGTVILSAEQEGDHILLSIEDDGAGMDPDVLRKKAVEKGLMDTDAAERLSDDEAFNLIFAPGFSTKVEITDVSGRGVGMDVVKTKISQLNGTLDIKSVLGQGSRFIIKVPLTLAIMPTLMVTLSDQAFAFPLVSVNEIFHLDLKKTNIVDGQQVVVIRGKTLPIFHLQNWLVKGSKTDENPSEAHVVVVQVGMNEVGFVVDQLVGQEEVVIKPLGKMLQGTAGMAGATITGDGRIALILDVPSMLKSYASR from the coding sequence ATGAGTTTCGAAGTCGATGAAGAAATTCTACAGGATTTTTTGGTAGAAGCTGGAGAAATTCTAGAGCAGCTTTCCGAACAATTAGTAGATCTAGAGCAAAATCCTGAAGATAAAGCTCTGCTTAATGCCATATTTCGTGGTTTCCATACCGTTAAAGGTGGTGCTGGATTTTTGCAATTAACGGCATTGGTTGATTGTTGCCATTATGCAGAAAACGTTTTTGACATTTTGAGAAATGGTCAGCGTCAAATTGATTCCGACCTAATGGATACCGTATTGCAAGCTTTGGATGCGGTAAACGAAATGTTTGAAGTCGTTCGTTCTGGTGGAGAACCCGAACCTGCTGATCCTGAATTGATTGCTACTTTGAGTGCTTACGCGACTCCTCCCTCTGAAGAAGAAATGGCTGCCGAAGCGGAGCCAGAACCTGAGCCAGAGCCAGAAGAACCTGTCTCTGAACCTGAACCAGAAGAAACTCCTGCACAGGATGAAAAGTCAGAGTCAGTGGATATTTCTGATGATGAATTTGAATCTCTACTAGATGCGCTAGGTGATGATGCGCCAGCTGCAGCATCTGCAGATACTACATCGAATACAGCTGAAGCTGGAGACGATGATATTACCGAAGATGAATTCGATGCATTGCTTGATCAGTTGCATGGTAGCGGAGCACCTGGTGTGAATGATGCGGATGAGTCATCAAGTAAATCTGTTGATACGGATGCCAATGCCAGTACAGCGGCTGAGTCTGATGATATCACAGAAGATGAATTCGAAGAGTTATTAGATAGCTTGCACGGTGAAGGCGCGCCAGGATCATCGGCTGAAAAAGATGATTCAGTAAAAGAGGCTGCAAAAGAAAAGAAAGAAGACAACAAGCAAGAAACATCAAAGGCAGATGCAGTAACTGATAATGCAGAATCTGATCTGATTACTGAGGATGAATTTGAGTCGCTTTTAGACACCTTACAAGCTGAGAAAAAAGCTCAGCAAACAGCAGAACCGGCAAAGTCTGAAACCAAGAAAGCCGCGCCAAAACAAGAGCAGACGGCAAAACCAAAAGCAGCTCCGGCGCCGAAACCTGCGACTAAGCCTGCGCCTGCAGCGGCTAAAGCTGACGCTCCGAAAGAAAAAGCCGCCAATGCTCCTGTCACGCAAGAAGCAACGGTTCGTGTTGATACCAAACGTCTAGATGACATCATGAACATGGTAGGGGAACTGGTATTAGTACGAAATCGTTTGGTGCGCTTAGGTTTGCAGAGCGACGATGAGTCTATGGGTAAAGCCGTTGCCAATCTTGATGTGGTAACAGGCGATTTGCAGAATGCGGTTATGAAAACTCGCATGCAGCCTATCAAGAAAGTGTTTGGTCGTTTCCCTCGAGTGGTACGAGATTTGGCTCGTAACATGAAGAAAGAAGTTAACCTAGTGTTAAAAGGGGAAGATACCGATCTCGATAAAAACTTGGTTGAGGCCCTTGCTGATCCGTTGGTTCACTTGGTGCGGAACTCTGTTGACCATGGTGTAGAATCCCCAGAAAAGCGTGAAGCAAATGGTAAGCCTCGCATGGGTACCGTTATCTTGTCAGCGGAGCAAGAAGGTGACCATATCCTCTTGTCTATCGAAGACGATGGTGCGGGTATGGATCCAGATGTATTGCGTAAAAAAGCCGTTGAAAAAGGCTTGATGGATACGGATGCAGCCGAGCGTTTATCTGACGACGAAGCCTTTAACTTGATTTTTGCTCCTGGTTTCTCTACTAAAGTTGAAATCACGGACGTGTCTGGACGTGGTGTTGGGATGGATGTGGTGAAAACCAAGATTTCTCAACTAAACGGTACTTTGGACATCAAATCTGTATTGGGTCAAGGTTCTCGCTTTATCATTAAAGTACCATTAACACTGGCTATTATGCCGACCTTGATGGTGACGTTATCTGATCAAGCTTTTGCTTTCCCATTGGTAAGCGTGAATGAAATTTTCCATTTAGATCTAAAGAAAACCAATATTGTTGATGGTCAGCAAGTGGTGGTGATTCGCGGTAAGACACTACCAATATTCCACTTACAGAATTGGTTAGTGAAAGGTTCTAAAACGGATGAAAATCCTTCTGAAGCTCACGTTGTTGTGGTTCAGGTAGGAATGAATGAAGTTGGCTTTGTTGTGGATCAACTGGTCGGACAGGAAGAAGTTGTTATTAAACCACTAGGGAAAATGTTGCAAGGTACTGCAGGTATGGCAGGGGCAACAATTACGGGTGATGGTCGTATTGCATTGATTCTGGATGTGCCTAGCATGCTAAAAAGTTATGCATCAAGGTAA